The Cryptococcus neoformans var. grubii H99 chromosome 8, complete sequence DNA window CAGTGTAATGGTTCCGCAAGGGTCGACGAGATATTGCTGGATGGAGTCAAAGTCGTGCATGATGCTTATGATGAATCATCTTTTTCGTGTTTCCCCAAGATTGTAGAGAGCAAAAGAAGGCTTGCAAGGTGACGACGTAAGAGTACTTGGTAGTGATTTTGTTTACTCTCATCGCGTTATTGCTGCCGAGACAACCAAGGCTGTCCGTAAGACCCTATTTGCTTGATATTATAAACTGGTCTTTATATCCATTACGTACTTCGTCGTATTAGTATGGAAATCCAGAAAACTCACTGGAGAAATTGGAGCAATAGATGCAAAATGCAAAACTAGAGGCCAATTTACATGGAGGTATCGTCATCGATATTCAAATGACTCGGAATCGCAGATGAGAAATTTGTTGATGGAAAGCGTCCTAAACGGCAAAAAAGGTACTGCATGGCGAGTTGAGTGCTATAGTAGTGCGTGGTGGAGACGGGAGTGGGTAAGATTGCCAAAGGCAGAGTAATACATCCTGTTACTCTGCTGACTCTGGAGAATCATGAAATAAGGCCCGCAAACTTGCCGGTTGCCAGGCTGGGATTGCGACTATGGATGGTCGGATGACATGAACTGCGTGCTGCTACTATTTTTATGAATTATTAGTAGAATCCAACGGATGacgttgttgttgttgtctgGAATCGGGTGATATATTTGGTTCCGTCATGAAAGCCGCATGGAAGATGCCCTTATGTATGGATATATTGAGTGAGGTATGCATGCGGGTGAGCATGAGAGACGAGGAATGGTATGCATGAGTGTATAGATGAGAATACATGCATATATGATTGGTGAAGAAGTAGTCACTGTAGGAATAATCCCACCTCAGCAGCCACTGTGATGGAATTTGTTGACGGGTTCTTGTTTATGCCCTGAGCTCGCTCAGAGTGAGACAACCACACCCACTATTTCCCATATTCTCTTTCGAATCCCTTGTCAGCTCCTACTGTATACTCCCACAGACCTTCCCACACCCACTCCCAACTATCTTCGACAATCTCAGCACTAGAAATACAAACTCCCGCTTCGACATCCCTTTCTTTGTACCACTACCAGCCATTCCCAGCGACAGAGCACATCGATAGATAGACTGCCTTGTATACATACGCTAGTTCTTTGCATAGACATTGGGCTTGACGGTGAGTACCCTTATTCTCTTCTAAAGAAGTGAAGTGGCCAGCAGTAGTGGAAATGCCCCCGTTTCCACCAGTCGACTGCTGCTGGCGGATGGAGAAAACAAGGGGAACATTAGTGGCAGCCTTAGTTTCGTCCACTACCGTAGTTATCGCTGTCTTtacatctccatctcttttctttttctccataATCCGCCTACCTTCATCCCTACCACAGCCCCTTCCGAACCAATTTGTTTCTTGGTCTTGCCATTGTATCGTGCTGTTGGACAGTTTGCTAATCAACCCCCGTTGCGGAGTAGCTCTTACGTAGGAATCGGAGTTTGTAACTACGCTTTTTCCACGCTGGAGAACCTTTGCAGGAGCTTGAAGGTAAGTACGCTGTTGCTTTTTTGGTTTTCGACTCTGTCGAGAGAGTCTTTAGCTTGTACGATGGCGGATTTGCGATGCGTTGGGGGGTGTTGTGCACTGGTGTTGTGCACTGGTGTTGTGCGCTACGACTTGAGCTATTTATGCAGCTTGAGCCTTCACGCCGCACAAAAACACCATCTCTCACCAGCATTGCTACAGGCTACAGGCGGTTGGGCTGCTTTTGGTGTACTGGATGGCGAATTACACCTCGATGTCTTTGCTCGTGCCGTTGAATGGCTTTGTTTATTTGTTTCAGTGCTAGAGTGTATCTCTTTTCTTCGATTCACTTGACCTCTTTATTTGTCAACACTTCCGCCGGCCTTCATATGTAGCGACCCATCTGAACAGCGGCTAACTCCATCTAGCTCTTACCTAGAACCACTGAAGGCGACTATGCCTGGAGCTTTGATTAAGTCATACGGTAACCCCTCTCCAACTCGTACATCCCCTCAAAAAACGTCATCATCCCGCTTCTACCCCACTCCTGCCTCCATGTCGCCAAACACCACTTCTAGCTCCTCCACCCTCAATTACCCTCCCTCTTTCGACCCTCACCACACCTCTTCCCGATATCCGTTGACAACTCATTTTGCCCCTTATTCCCCATACCGACCTGGCGAATATGGTCGGTCCGAACGGGGTTTGGCAAGTGAGAGGACGAGAATCGAGAGGAAATTGTTTGCGGATggacaagaggaagatggagaggtaAGAAAAGGTAGAGGGAGCTCGCCTTTGGCACCGGCATTTGAAGCAAAGATGGTTTTGCGAAACGGCGCAAGCATTGATTTGATCTCTTGGTGAGtatctctctttcctcttggACCTCTTGACTAGACCTGACAGCCCACATAGGCTCCGAACAAACTTCCATCATGTCCCACCGCCACATACACCTCTAGTTCCGTCCATGCCGCTTAACGGCATCCGtcacctcatcctcgaaCGTTTTCCCCGCGCACCCGAAGCCCAAGAGATACACAAAGCCGTCCTCGCCGCTTTCCCCCATTCTCAATGGGACTATCCCCCTCCCGAATCATCAGAGCCGCCTACTATCCGAGGTCTTATTTGGCACGGGAAAGATATCGTcaacgatgatgagctcGACGATAGACCCCGCTCGGCGCCCAAGGACGTTGCTACGCATACCCGCGGTAGACTATCGGGAGGTATCACTACGAGCGCAAACTCAAATTCGACCTTGAAAGGAAAACAGCTGTCAAGGAGCCCGACGCAATCTACCCTCGTTTCACCCATCTCTAGTTCAAAGCGACACTTGCCGGATACCCCTGCACGTTCTGTGTTGGAAGAATTCGCAGAGATTGCCACATTGGCGGAGAAGACACCTGTTAGCCGTACGAAATCCTTACCCGGGGAACCGCTCGCAGCATCCCCGGAGCAAGAAGTAGCGCATCTCGCTCATAACCCGTTTGAGCAAAGTATGCTTCTCAGAGGCCGAGGAAAACGACGAGCGAGCCAATCTCCAGAGCGAGGACATCGTAGACGCGCAAGTACGCCAGATAAACTTCACGGCTTGTTGGCAGCTGCCGAAGCAGTGGAGGGATCACCCATCACTTCTGTTCTCGGCCATAAACGTCGAAGGACTATTGGCGGTCCCGCCCCGGCAAGGGAGATCATGTCTTTTCCTCGACGGGCAATGTCCTCGCGGGGAACCATGTCACCTCCCACTCGTGGACTGGCGATACTACCCCACGTCGAAGAGAATATCGATTATCTCGTCCCGTTAAACGATACTGCCTCTGCCGGTTCAAGGATttcggaggaagatgcaGCTTCAAATGCGTTACCTTCTATTGCGGGCGCATCTACAGCGAGAAGGGCACCAACCTCGTCTTCGACGGCATCGCAGTCATCTGCGGTTTCCCACCATCTTGCTTCTGCGCCGATTGCAGGATCTTCTGGGTCTATGCACTCTTACCCACACGACCACGTCCGCGATCACGGTCGCTCCCTTTCGCATTCCGGCTCTCACCCCCACGCCCACCACCATTCCTCATCCCAAACCCAGCCGTTTTCGCCTAACTTCCAACGCGTACACGCTCCCCGAACAGGCGGTGGCGGCCGTAAAGTCAACGAACTCCCTACCGAAGGCGAACGACCCGGATACGACTGCAAGCCGCCCTATCCGTACCACGAAATGATTCGGCACGCGATTGAGAATGCGCCCGATAGGAAGCTCCAGTTAAATCAAATTTATGCAAGTATCGCGGAGAGGTTTCCGTTTTTCAAGACattggatgagaagaagacggctGGATGGCAGAATTCGATCAGGCACAATCTTAGTTTAAAGTGAGACTTttgtttccttttctctgtAAATCCGTGAAAGGTATAGAGAACTGACGATATCACCTTCGCTTCTTATAGGAAAATGTTTGTAAGAGTTAACAAGGTCGATGGCGTACCAGATGACTCGGGCGGTAAAGGGGGTTGGTGGACAGTCATACCTGGTGTACCGGACGAAGGCCGACCGGGACGAAAAGCTAAAGCGCGCAAAGCCAaattggagaaggaagcggcATCAAAGGAAGCGGCCTCGCGtatggggaaggagaacgaTGTCAGGGGCTTGGGAATGGGcggaaggatggggatgggaggtGTCTTGCCGTCGCCAGATGGACATGCGCTTCTGCCGCCGGGTGTGGCGCCTATAAGTTCTGGAACAGGTAGCGAGCTAGGTCAGAATTACGGACGCAGTAACGGTAATGGTCATAGTCATGGCCATGGTTATGGACAAGGCCTAGTGTCCGGGCAAGCGCAAGGACAGGGAGCGTTGCATGAGAAATGGGTAGAAAGGAATCGGGGACAAGAGGGGTCGGTTGATGAACtagaggatgatgagcttTACGGCCAGCCATGAGTATGAGGAGGACGAAAAGAGATTAGGGGGCGGAGGAGAATTTTGTTTTGTGAAGGTTTCTTATAAGGGCGACTAACAACAAGACAAACGAAAAATGGCAAACAATAAAAAATGtgtttctttctccttttccgAACAACCGTTTTTGTTGAGTGTATATACTGGTTTTACTTGTTATTCTTCCAgtttatttttttttctcatcttcctttctctaTTACATACTTCCCctatctttcttcttctcttctttagCTTGAAAATAAAGCGAACAAGGGCTCTCTGCTGTAGGTGTAGGGTATTTTTGAATTGATATACACAAAAGGAAATGCAATTTTACAAAGTGGAAATGAAAGGAGAAGTAATCCTGTTGAGCGTTGACTATGCTGCCGATTTATTCCGTCGGTTAGCGACTGGTGCACACATTATTATCCTCTATTCACATGCAGCGTTTCTCACACCTACAAACGCTTGCAAGGTACGACGGCCGGATTACGCCTTCGATAGTGAAGGAGATAGATATTTgttcctcttttttctcgCTTTTGTGAGCCCCTCTTTTGACTGCCGAGAATACGAGGAGAGGAGCGATGGATGTAGAGGTTAGAGGCTATTGGGCGAAGACCGACATGCATATTGCATAGCATCGAGGCCAATATCGCTGGTCAGTCATTATCCTCTGTACTGCATTCATGCAGCTATACCGAAGGTAAAGTATTGTTGCACGATCGTGCTTATTCGTTGTACTTCTATATATGCAAATATACATAGGTACAACTATAGACATAACTCTGTGCATTCTTTGAGCTTTGGCTGGTAGTGAATAATGGTAATAAATGGTCGTAAAATCGTCGCACTTTGTTTTCGTTCTCCTTTGCAATGCCTAATCTCTCTGCTCCAACCGCCCTCTGAGACTATCCAGCTTCCGAATCTATTCGTCATTTTATCACAACAGATCTTT harbors:
- a CDS encoding forkhead transcription factor 3, whose protein sequence is MPGALIKSYGNPSPTRTSPQKTSSSRFYPTPASMSPNTTSSSSTLNYPPSFDPHHTSSRYPLTTHFAPYSPYRPGEYGRSERGLASERTRIERKLFADGQEEDGEVRKGRGSSPLAPAFEAKMVLRNGASIDLISWLRTNFHHVPPPHTPLVPSMPLNGIRHLILERFPRAPEAQEIHKAVLAAFPHSQWDYPPPESSEPPTIRGLIWHGKDIVNDDELDDRPRSAPKDVATHTRGRLSGGITTSANSNSTLKGKQLSRSPTQSTLVSPISSSKRHLPDTPARSVLEEFAEIATLAEKTPVSRTKSLPGEPLAASPEQEVAHLAHNPFEQSMLLRGRGKRRASQSPERGHRRRASTPDKLHGLLAAAEAVEGSPITSVLGHKRRRTIGGPAPAREIMSFPRRAMSSRGTMSPPTRGLAILPHVEENIDYLVPLNDTASAGSRISEEDAASNALPSIAGASTARRAPTSSSTASQSSAVSHHLASAPIAGSSGSMHSYPHDHVRDHGRSLSHSGSHPHAHHHSSSQTQPFSPNFQRVHAPRTGGGGRKVNELPTEGERPGYDCKPPYPYHEMIRHAIENAPDRKLQLNQIYASIAERFPFFKTLDEKKTAGWQNSIRHNLSLKKMFVRVNKVDGVPDDSGGKGGWWTVIPGVPDEGRPGRKAKARKAKLEKEAASKEAASRMGKENDVRGLGMGGRMGMGGVLPSPDGHALLPPGVAPISSGTGSELGQNYGRSNGNGHSHGHGYGQGLVSGQAQGQGALHEKWVERNRGQEGSVDELEDDELYGQP